In Cryptomeria japonica chromosome 1, Sugi_1.0, whole genome shotgun sequence, the sequence TAAAATGAAACTTCAACAACATCTCCAAAAAACGTGTAAAATGCATACAATATCttcccaatttatagattttgaagttGTAAAATAATTTTTACCATTAGTAAGAATAATTTTCAAATTAGGAAGATTCTTCAATTAATAGTCGTAAGATAAAACTTTAACTCCCTCCACTTTATTACATTTTGCCATAGCATTTTCTCAACTTGTTTTTATTCCTCTCAAATTAGTTTTGTAACTGCCATGTCATAAAAAAATACCAAGAATAGATATGTTTTTGTCATAAAATAAATTTGTAACTTCCATGTCATAGCATTTGCTAAGCTTGTCTTTATtccttttttaaaataatattgctAACTCCCAAAAATTGATTTCCAAATGAATGAGGTCATCTAACTTCATAAATGGgtaaaaatgatcatctaaaagTCAAAATAATGACTCCTTTTGTCTTAAAAAAGGTTACCCACTTCCTACTTATAAGGTTCTTTCTTCCACCTCTTACACTCTCATAAATGCTTTTAAAACCACTATAAATGATATAATATTTCTCCATGTGGCCTTTTCACTTTTTCTCCTATACCATGTGCTTAAAGATAAAAGTTAAAATAATATTTGCATCTAAATAATATTTACACCATAAATTAATAATCATAATTTAAAAtgtgcatttattttattttattatatatttgaataaataattaatattatactcTAATGCGACATGAatatttcaactttaatttctcaatataatcAATTTTAATGGCTTAGTCcactcatttaattaattgatttaatttaactTATTTAAGCTATTTATTAGCCCATAGGCTATATATGGTAGCAAAGCCACCGGATTCGTCTACGTTAAGACGCCGGTAAAAAAAGCGGTGTCGAAAAACATTTCCGAAGCAATTTCATTTGTTTGTCTTCGCCCGATGCAGTCTTGGAAAACGAGAAAGCAGCTTTGTTTGTCGTCTTGGAAATCGAGGAAGCAGCTTTCATCTATGTATTCCGCTGCCTATCCTTAGCAACGTTATCCTCCCCAAGGAGGATGCCCACCAGAGGCGATGTCTTTTGGAAGCGATGGTGAGTTCTCTGGTCATGTCTTTTGTTGTTCAAAATGGTCTCTCTTTTGGAGCATCTAAGCGTGGTCATCTTTTGAACTAATTTCAATTCTAAATAAGAATGAACTAAAGTACCTCAAACAAGTGTGATCTCCTTGAATGCCAGGATTGCAAGACATACTCAAACTGGATATGTCGAAAAGgcattagaaactttcaagcaaatgcaattgaaatGTGTAAAGCCAAATTCTGGCATCCTCCCTCCCTGTGCCAAACTGGGAGGtctggaacagggtatggacatccatcaaagcataaaggatagatgTTGTAGTTGCCACTACCCTGCTTGACATGTTTTTAAAATGTTGAAGCATTTGAGACAATGCTTCAAACAAATGTGGTCTCACGGAATGCCATGATTGAATGGTATTTACTACATGAATTTGTTGAAATGATTTTAGAAGATTTCAAGCTGTAAATGCAATTGGACGGTATAAAGCCAAATGCTGCAACCTTTGCAAGCATCCTccatgcctgtgccaaaatggacGCTTTAAAACAGGGCATGGGTTGCATCCATCAAAGCCTACAAACATCAAGTGATAGTCATTCTTTCTTATTTTGTGTTtaatgcttgtggaatgtttgaaTGAGAGGTCTCATACGTCAAATTGGTATTTGGTTAGATTGATAGCTTAGGAAACTAGCttaggaaattaataaaataatataataagttCTCCGAAATAATATTGGGTAAAGGAtgtctccttcactatcataaatgtagcttaattaaaattaatttcacaATTAGAAGTTAATATATCACTTGACAAAAAAAGAGTTGAATTATAATATATTGAtgtctatattttttaaaatattataaatcataaaaataataatattgcaAATCATGGGTACAACCTAAGTTGGCTTAGTGGTGAAGAACTTGTGttcttgaaatagaggtcacaagttcaaatctcataaaagaggtagggtatgtacaccttatcggctttgacccattacctatcaaataataataataatcatagcTCCAACTTCTCTCAAAATTGAAGAAAACATTATTACAAGAGtaaaaattcaattaaataataGTACCATATAACTTCAATAATTTAGTTTAAATAATAGTACCATATAACTTAAATAATTTAGTTTTATTGAATTAAATAATAGTACCATATAACTTCAATAATTTAGTTTAAACTAATTCCATAAATTCATGTACAAACTTTTATGATTTCTATTAGTTTTATCCACCAATTTAGGTTTTATACAAATATTTTTAAGTTTAATTTAAGTTGGATATGTAAGcgattaaaaaaattgatattatCTATAGTATTATAATATCTTAAAATAGTTAAAAGAATAATTGGTTATGGTTACAATTAAGGTTATAATTGCAATTATGATTAGTGTTAGAATTGAGGATCTACGTAGGTTAGGGTTGGGCTAGATTAAAATTTGGGTTACATTTACAAAACAAGAGCAAGGGTTTGTTATAATTAGCATTATGATTACAATTAGGGTGCAATTGGAACTAGGTTTAGGATGAAGGTTATTTAGCATTTGATTAAGGTAATGATGGAGCTTAGGGTTAGAAATAGAGTTAGTGTTAGGACTAGCTGTAGAGTTAGAAGTAAATTTACAGTTACAATTAAAATCAAGGTTATAATTATTTTGGCATAAATTAGGCTTAAATACTATaagtatataataataataataaataaaaaccgTGTCTATCAGTAATTTAACTATTTATAGTTAGAATAAGGATTACCactataaatataattattattaaatcaaaataaaattagATTTATAATCAAGCTTAGGGTTGTGAGTGGGATAGAACTAGGGTATCTATAGGGTTAGAATGAATTTAGAGTTATAATTTTTTTTACGATtacaattagggttatggttacaatGAAGGTTATAATTGCAATTATGATTGATGTTAGAATTGAGGTTATATCTGTAGGGTTAGGGTTGGCCTAGATTAAAATTtggattacatttacaatataagagCAGGGGTTAGAAATAGGAGTGTTATAATTAGCATTATGATTACAATTAGGGTACAATTGGAACTAGGGTTAGGATGAAGGTTATTTAGCATTCGATTAAGGTAATGATGGAGCTTAGGGTTAGAAATAGAGTTAATGTTAGGACTAGCTGTCGAGTTAGAAGTAAATTTAGAGATACAAGTACAAGTAAGTAAATTTAGTATGAGGGTTATAATTACACTTGAAATTgtgattagagttagggttatagATAGAGTTAGGGTAAGTCTTATAATCAAAAGTATGGTTAGGATAAGGGTTATGTTTAGAAATAGGGTTAGTGTTATGATTACAAATAGGACCTACAATTGGAACTAGGGTTAGGATGAAGGTTTTTTAGTATTCATTAAGGTAATGATGGAGCGTAGTGTTAGAAATaaagttagtgttaggattagttgaatatttagaaataaatttagaGATACAAGTACACGTAAGTAAATTTAGTATTAGGGTCATATTTACACTtgaaattatgattagggttaaggttataggTAGAGTTAGGGTAAGTCTTATAATCAAAAgtatggttagggttagaattatgtttCATTTTAGGATTAGAACTAGGATAAGATTAAAGTTTAGGGTTAGAGAGTAAGAATTGACTTGGAGGGAAAATCATGCCATGGATGAAAATTTTAATAGGCATTCCAAGATAACAAATATTGAAACACTAGAAAAACGCTCATAAGGGAAAAGTGGAGTTGTAGTGAAAGGCATGTCAAACCAAGACAAGAAATTCTAAGATTTgtatatagattttttattttttagaatcaATTGATTATGTTAAACaaaaaataatcattaataaatgaaattttaaaataatgTAATTTTGTACCCTATAATATATCATTGAAAGTATACATTGCTATCGGTGTAACCCTTGCACCTcgttttggtgcaagtgctagcttatttattaaatttaataaataattaatttaaacctTACTCAAACTTAATCAAGGAATTTTCTCAAATGTTCTAAGAGAGGTTTGTGACACCTTACAAAGGTTTTAACCTCTATAAAATACAAATTTTAATGGTGTTAAGAGGCATTGATCAACAAGTTTGAATAAAGTTTTTGTAGGTAGCTATAGATGATTGCTCGATAAAAGTGTAGGAAATCAATTTGCAAGAGAGGAGTAGACAAAAGAGAAGAATGAATTTTTAGGTGTGTTGGTGGTGCTCAAGGTAGCCATAAGAGTTGTAGGTCGAAGGGGAAAATTAGATTTTAAAAGGAGTTTAAATCTATGCACATGTGAAGCCAGGTTTGAAGATTTGAAGGCACGAAGTGCCCAGAAATCTTgtaaaaaaatttaacattttcTCTTGTTGAAATCCTCCATGTTGTTAGCATTACGCTATATGTTATCATTGACATCAAATCCTATGGTCCGGATGTGGTATGTGTAATGACCCACTAAGCTTAATCCAAGATTTCcactaattatttatttatttattcttacttgtatttgattcaatcgcatactcaggtacttctatccaaatgggatagacATCCATCCAACCGAGATAGGCATCTAACCctacaggttaggcatctgtccatacgagacatggggtttcatctatccaatacgagataggcatctacccaaacaaggTAGACATCTATTCATGAAGAATAGGAAGTGCTCTATGTACTGCCCCTCCCTTATTCATCTTGTCTTTCTATACATCAGAGgattatattgatctagcttagtgtaATTTATGATAATTTGCTGGTATCATGctatatactaaccctatttcatgattgaacTGGATATGAAGATGGATCtacatttgatgatttatatgtgttcattatttATGATAGATCATATTGCTTAcgagattttgatgacattatgattacactaaccctaatTTATGATTGTGATGTTTGAATTGATGCTACGATGATTGTGAtggtcttctagtgtcttcgtgattagagacaatgacataccactcattgcgagcacgatatgacattgtgattatcTATCACtttcctgatcatttatgatgtatatatgttgtatcaCGTTTAGTGGTggttgcaggtaccaaacatcgactccacctggtctcataggtttgagcatgtcctatcccaacggaaagttgtcagagatgacatgagtttccctcttacactctaggcttagttgttcaccttgtcaatTGTGTTGTGGCATTAAGTTGGTGGTTAGGGTCTTGTCTCGGTGTTTGACCATTTTGTCAGGTTACTTGAGGTGTTGTGAGTATGTGATTTATACgtaattaatatttgattagtaTAATTGATTTATTCTTTGGttggttatttaatatttatttctattaGCTTGGTTAATGGTTAACtgagcttgatttatttaattaattaacttattgtTTATTTGCTATATATTTATTTGGTTAATttattgttctgattaattagaaaaataggttttcaggacctgaaacctttaacaaaggagattaaaataagacaccaaaaagtcCAGTTCTTAAGAACTgcatacaaaatgactggcaaaaaatctagcaaaccaaaaagacaacaaagaaacaaggaaggcgctacacaactatagtcttcaacaggtcctccgcctttttcaccagctggtcataggtggccccaacagctttgagatcttccaggtccttgttaggtttcttttctttctttttgcctttggtacaggctctgggaccttgagcttcccccatTCCTTCAGTGTTCGGGTCAATATCtagtatttccttttcttcatccagtttgctaATGAGAGTGTTAGTGTTGCTAGTAGAAACCTTCAGGATTCTTAAACTCTGTTCAACAATGCTCtttagacactcctcaattttgctAACTTTACTGACAGTATCCGAGATGGTTTGGTCATTAGCATcaacaagatttttcctttccaacaaatctttctctattttctcaaacctggggttgaaggcatctcttatgttttcggctttagcaatggtatttttcaggtcctctatgtaattagccatggtcttcccttccccagtgttgatggtttccaaaatcagaATTCTATTCCAGAGTTTTTTGTTGtcgtccacagctttcttgtaaccagttataagccactccatagtgtccatgaaaccttgcataccctctggaggagggttagggggaggGGGGTCAGCCTTATCAGGGATATCCTGTTCCTTTTTTGTGGTGTCCCAAAAAGTAGTTGCAACCCTAAGAACCTTGTCAATGGTCACCTTCTCCGAATTCAGTTCGGCTTCCAAGGTCCTTTCCTTCTTATAGACCTCCAGCTCTTTAACATTCTCCTCCTTCCGTTTATGCTTATTTATGGTCTGGGTGTTGACTTTTGTCTTCTTTTTCAGcaacccttgagggttctcctcctcTGAGTCTTCTGAGACCTCCTCCTCCGAGGAAAGGCTAATCTCGGGGATTTTGCCTTTAGGATTTTTACCCTTaaaggaagaaggtcttgttttgttgtgtttcctcttctttctagTTTCATAATCCGAAACATCCATgctctcctcagaatcactcgaGGGGTCACTGTCAGACTCCTCCTCCAGTGAGAAGGCAAAGTCAGACCCCTCCTCCTCAATCTCTGCAGAGGGCTGCATACGagctatttgattggccttgagatgctcataaataaggaccattaggccttCATGCATGGCAGTATCCCCCATTGGGttatctttgtaggccttaatagtggcattcatcgagcagagcataaaataaggaaaattaaccttttcatcgtgcctaaaatgatttagcagGACGAAATGgtaaccataaacttttgtaaaactaccatctaatgtaatgtagtgcattaaaacaaagaggacctctcgCCAGGGTTTGACAAAAGCCCTAGgagggtaataggttttgctcagcTTTACCAGTCGTTTTTTCTCCTTCTCAGTTTCCAGATATCTCTCAATAGCCTCCTTGCTGACtttattgtttaattgattagtgatatttatttattgttgagattttatattcatttaattgagtttgatttattgattaaatgctttattaattaattattgtttaatggttatttatttattatttaatgtttatgttttattttttgtttttttatcggtatgtttttttatcggtaaaaggccgaagccaataattttattattattaaaaatgaaTTTTACATCTCCATTCAATGTGGTCAccgataggaaagaatggagggaaggaaacctccggtctagcctagATCCATTAATTGATCAGATAAAATAAATGGTTCTATAGTCTGCTAATTGCATCATACAAGATACATGCAGTCTTGGATAAGCTACAACCAAGAATATCAAAAGAAATTCTTAAGACCCAACCTCACTATTTCCTCTATGATGTGATTCAATCCTTTCCCTGTTTAGATATCCTTGCTAGAGTATACAAAATGACATTTGGATCACAAAAACCAGTACTATATCTATACCACCTGCAAAGGGGCATTGTTGCTTCTTGCTAACTAATTCTGAAGCAGCCTCAGTTCATaattctacaaaaaaaataatCACACCTTACAACCAAGACCATTGTTAGTAACATTAAAAGCATTGCATATATGCATATCATAAAATTAGTCATccatttgatttaaccatccattcTTAGTAAAAAAGGGGTCAAAGCCAACCATAGCACGAACCAAACTGAGAATTCTAACCTATACTAATCTCACCTGTAAGTCTATATTACCTTACATGAGGCATCAATATAAGATAGAACTCCGTAGGGTCCCCATCACAAGTTTCATTTAGATATCCAACCAAAATTTGGAAACCCATCTCTGGATATGTAAATTGTTAGTAGAACCATAGACCAAATTCCCATCTATCATCCCTATAAATACTACTGTATCTAAAGGACCGACATAATTTATGAATGAATTAATCCTACAATGATATTAAGAAAACCCATAGCTACTGATATTATCCCCAAAGAAGAACGAGCCAACAAGAAATCTGGAAAAAAAACTAAGAATAATGCAGATAGAACATCTCACTGACTAGTAACTAAGAATACAGTTAGGGatccaatcttaaataacaaaATAACAATGAATCCGTACCAATGCTGATCCAAAAACCATAACTAGAGGTTTCAGAACTTAAAAATCTAGCCATATGCTACAAAGACAAACATTAGTGACTGTCAGCTAAAGGAAAAACATGATGCTAACGTCTATTCCCTCCACAGAAAAAAAAAATACGGAAccatcttatgtttgtatattggggAAAGCCTTAATCCTTCTCCAGCAGGCTACAATCGACATACTCGTAATTTGGTGTAGAAAACGAAACCCCCATCTCCCCATCTCTATTCTGAGAAGTATCCTTGCCTTTCCCTACCCAACTAGCCTTTATTATAATAGGTGGAATAACCTGAATCCTTTCCACATCTATTGCCCCCATGTCCTTTGAGGGTTCATATCCTTCAACGACTAGATAGTCCAACCACCATTTGTTATCAGCCGCCTCCTTTATATGAAAAGTAATTTCACTAGGAAATCTACATTCCGAACAATACTAGCTTTCCGCTTCTCAAAGGCATTCTTGTCTCTGATAACTAGAAGTGGACGCGTACATACTCTAGCCCTAATACCACCACTTTGCGCCTTCTCGTAATCTTCAGGAAATGAAATGGTAAAATTTTGATCCACACAATCCATTGCTAAATCTAAATTACCTAGAAACTCCTCCTTAAAGACGCTTTTTGATAGCAATTTAGTCTCATTATTAGGGGTACCTGCATAAAGCATAATGGCTACAAAAGTAGCCAAAACATCACAATTTACCCGATAAACATGATCGTAATTGAAGGCGTCCTCCCCTATAATCTCACGAACCGCTTGGACTAATAAGTCATCCAACTCCTGAAGAATTTTGTTCCATCTCTCCGTCTTGACAAAACCCCTAAATGTCATAAGCCTATGATCGCTGACAGACACTAATTTTAGATTCGACTCCATCTTTTCATTAATTTTCCAGAAGCGATCTCCTGGAAGCTACTAATAAACTTTATCGAATTCTAGAAGCTACTTATTGATATCATTACAAGAGCCTCTGACTTGGAGCTCGACAGTTCTCATGTGCGAACTAATTGTAAAGGACAGCTTTAAATCATACCATTCTTGGGATATCAACTCAAAGAAGTCATCTTGAAAATATCACATGGATACCACATTACTTAATAATCCAAACTCTAAACAATCTACAATTAATGAACTTTTAAATTACGCCATTTAGGCCTATAGAAGATAAAGCAATAATATAAATAAGGTAAGGCCCTTCCATGAAAATCAAGCTAATATTGATAAGATAAGATGCTTAAAATCATGCTTCTATAGTTTTGAATGAGTGTCCATTTGTGCCTAGGTTAGCAAGTTTGTCATCTTCTCCATTACCTTCTCTATAAATATGGTTAATTATTACTTCCTCAAATAAATCGTGAAGCTCTGGAGCTCTTCCAAGTTTGGAATTCAACCTCTAGTTCGGTGTTTGTCTAACTCTTAAGGCATTAGTGACAATTTGTGAATCTCCTTCTACCACCAACTTTTTAACATCTATTTCCATGCAAAGAAAAAGTCCTTCAACGACTGCTTCTAACTCTGCCATATTATTGGTGCTTTCTCCAATAGGTTTAGCCATTTTAGCTTTAATTGATCCATCCCAATGGTGAATAATACAACCTATACCAGCTTTCCCTAGGTTGCCTCTGGAGACCCCATCAAAAATTTAAATTATGCCAACCAACTTCCAGTCTCGTCCACACACACTAGTCTCTTAATTTCCTGCTAATCACACCTCCCTTCCCATACTGAGGCCGAATAATCAGGCCAAACCATTATGTCCTCATCTGGCTATCCCAACTAGTAAATTTTTTATCTTGGAGGTTATTATTCTTAATTATTTTGTTGGTTGTTTCAATAATGATTGCTTCAATCTTATTTTTGAGGCTAGTAGCATTCATCATCCTATCTTCAAATATCCTTCTGTTACACTCCTTCCATATCTCCCAAGCCAATATTGCGGGAGCAAATTTCCATAAGACTCTATGCAAACAACCTTTACCAATGTCAGGCCAGCTCTTCATTACCTGTAATAGGTTGTTGGAGAGAGTAGAGTTCCAAGAAAGCTTAGAGCACAACCAACTCCAGCACTTCGACGCATATGGATAGGAAAGCagtagatgatcaactgattcctcACTATTCTTGCACAGAGGACATTTAGATGGTTCTTCAAAACCTAACTTCTTAAATTGATATGTTGTTAAAATCCCATTTTGCAAAGCCACCCAAAGAAACATACTTGCTTTGGCCAGACACTCTTTATCCCAACATAAGTGTATCGATATCTTTGACTTTTCCCATTGTTGTCCACTAATTAATTTTAAGTACCCATCCTTGACACTCCATCACTAAATCCTATGTCAATCCTCTCCTGTGCACATTGGATTGTAATCTAAAGTGCACATGTGATCCCATAGTATATGTTTTGATTTGTGTATTCCTCCTAACCTCATATATTGTTTTTCTTGTATGAAATGTTTAATATCatctaattgtttaatttggtcatgtgttagtgtgtgtgtgtaaaataattacCTAGTTGATTAACTCCTAGATCAGAGAGGTGGTGTTGAAACACCATCACGGGCAAGTGGATTATTTGGAGAAGGTTAAGAGTGCATGCAAAATGAATTTCATCCTTTCgtgttgtaatttttttatttttatgtagtTTGATGTATAGTTGGGACAATTGAGAACTCATttgtaaaattataaatattatgtTTACCTCATTTGAGTTGGAATTCAATCCACACGACTTAATAGTAAGTTATCTATTTTTACTTTTGACATATCTCAATGTTGGTGTCAAACATGCATGACATCTTTTATCATTTTTCTCATGTTCAGCTATGTAATAGAGACATGATTacaaaacctagttttgtattctTGTAAAATAAACATACAAACGAGTGTACATGCAAGTATACTATGAATGTTTGATGTAATGGATGGTCCAAAATAACATCACATATCATAATTGTATTTGTAGCATAATTATCATATCTATCACATGTGTGTACACGTGTGCATGTGGTTATATCTCTATAAATTTGCAAAGGTATTCCTTGCTCTTTCTGGGTTTTCCAAGATTGTGAAGTCTGTTTTAATCTAAATATGCAGAACAATATAATATAAATCCCCCTAAGTGTTCTCATTCGATCCATAATATATATCTTGTAACCTGAATGCTTATTATATTCCCTTAACTGGTGTCATTATCATTTCTATTCATGTCGCTACTTTGACATGATTAATCTCCCTTTTAAGCGCTGGGTTATGGTCACTGAGTATATACTTTGATATTTAATCGCTGCCTTATTCGCAAGTCGTCATTCTTAGAAATAGATTAGAATGCTTAGAAATAATCTCTCCATTCTTCATACCATCTGCCGCTTGCACAATTATTATAATCGATGCTACTTAAATATATTGATTTATATCTTTCACCATTTATTAATGGTCTCGTGGCTTTTAATACTATCATTGCTATTAAACTTAGCCACTGCTTTATTTTGTTATTGtcaattatattaatattattcgTTATTCTTTAATACTTTAAAGGAACAACATTCTATGTAAGggatatgttgttgttgttgttgttgcaacaCAATATAAACTTGATTTcatttcaaattgttttcaatctttataaagataatacaaggagctttcttaaGTTAGCAAGACAATATTGAACGACGTCTTGTTGGATGGGGACATCGTAATGAGGGAGTATGGATTCAACCaaggaaaaaagtaaaataatggtttgttggtaattattatattaataaataataatgattgctttatttagtatataTTTAACAATCAAGGAGGGAACATGACAGGTTTTGGGCTTTCTCTCTCTAACTTTAATTGCACATGATCCTAGGATTCACATGTTGACCCACATTCTAGCAAATGAGTGGTCTTGTGTGGTATGGATTCAAATATTCGAGGAAGACGGATATTATGTGGTTAAGCACCTAGAAATTATCTAATAATCTATGTGCTCATACTCTTTGGAGAACTAAGCTTAATAATAAAAACTcataaattttcatgttttttattTGGGAAGTTTGTTTTGGTGACTTCCTAACTAGGACAAATGCATAGAAAAATAGCAAAATTAAAGGACTATAGGGTAGGTGCACCAATGTCTCAATGTGCACAAGTGTCTTAAAATGCATTGTAGAATGGACTTTTGGACAATAAGAATCacatttttttagaattttataaAGGAAAATTCTTTTGAAGAGGTATTCTCAATGTTCCTAGCATCTTATTTCATGCAATCATTTTGGTACTTTGTGAGATATTAAATTCCTCATATATAGCCTTTGATGTGTGTATACTAAAGTCTTAATTGTCACATCTACAAGCTTACAAATGCATGCTTTTCATGTTGGGGGTTGTGGGATGTGTTGTTGTACTATCTTCATCATCTCTTACTTTTTTGTGAGTGGAAGCGATTCTTACAATGATTATCCATAACTTTTAGTCATTATGGTTGGTTTATGTGCACTCGTGTATAACTCACAAAGTCAATGGTTTGATTTGTTGAGACCTTGTATCTCCTAATTGACTTATCTTAACTAGGTCCTCCTAGTCAGTAGATGGCATTGTCACATCTTCCTATATGTTGATTGTGTCTTGGAATATGTAATGAAGTGGGTATCACTCTAATTCTATTCGTTATGTTTACAAGAGAACATGAACATGGATTAGTGGTTGGTCTTCATCATAGAATAAATTATATCCTCTCATATAATTATCATAGTGAGCTTTTCACATGATTTGTGAAGTCTTATGTTGGTGCCACCATCCTTGGCACATTGTTGATGGGTTTCTTGTGTTAAATTTTTCATTCTTACAACACCTTGTGCACCGTGACATAAAAATGTTGCACTTGCAA encodes:
- the LOC131858204 gene encoding uncharacterized protein LOC131858204, with the translated sequence MGDTAMHEGLMVLIYEHLKANQIARMQPSAEIEEEGSDFAFSLEEESDSDPSSDSEESMDVSDYETRKKRKHNKTRPSSFKGKNPKGKIPEISLSSEEEVSEDSEEENPQGLLKKKTKVNTQTINKHKRKEENVKELEVYKKERTLEAELNSEKVTIDKVLRVATTFWDTTKKEQDIPDKADPPPPNPPPEGFDGCNPCPVLKRPFWHRHGGCLQRLQHLALYRPIAFTA